A portion of the Stigmatella aurantiaca DW4/3-1 genome contains these proteins:
- a CDS encoding PaaI family thioesterase has protein sequence MSAPPTRPTQEQLDRYAEQFTQSQTLRYLGVRLSFPEGRKVVISLPEVRPEHLGGLGTTAVNGAILSAMFDLAIGCTPALLDPTRRCATLQLSVSFQRPLVGGSVEAEAEIDSYGKSTLFASARIRDAQGNICARAQGVVRISTLPWASGESPAIN, from the coding sequence ATGTCCGCCCCCCCCACCCGTCCCACCCAGGAGCAGTTGGACCGCTACGCGGAGCAATTCACCCAGAGCCAGACCCTGCGGTATCTGGGCGTGCGTCTCTCCTTTCCGGAGGGCCGCAAGGTCGTCATCTCCCTGCCCGAGGTCCGCCCCGAGCACCTGGGCGGCCTGGGCACCACGGCCGTCAACGGTGCCATCCTCTCCGCCATGTTCGACCTGGCCATCGGCTGCACGCCCGCGCTGCTGGATCCCACCCGGCGCTGCGCCACCTTGCAGCTCTCCGTCAGCTTCCAGCGTCCGCTGGTGGGCGGCTCCGTCGAGGCGGAAGCCGAGATCGACTCCTACGGGAAAAGCACCCTCTTCGCCTCTGCCCGCATCCGGGATGCGCAGGGCAACATCTGCGCGCGGGCACAGGGCGTGGTCCGGATCTCCACCCTGCCCTGGGCTTCGGGCGAGAGCCCCGCCATCAACTGA